The proteins below are encoded in one region of Bacteroidales bacterium:
- a CDS encoding NAD-dependent epimerase/dehydratase family protein, with the protein MILVTGGTGLLGSHLLYDLVKDGTKVVALKRSNSYTSQVEKTFSYYHQNPENILKNIEWREGDITDIYSLYEAFDNIEKVYHAAACLSFDPSDKKQMQNVNEKGTANVVNACLEKNIKKLCYVSSIATLGRVDNDGIIDEETHWKNSNNNSKYSISKYNAEREVWRGIAEGLQAVIINPGVIIGPGNWEKGSSQLIDRVWSGLKFYTPGVNGYVDVRDVSRAMIELMNSEIVNERFIISSENLDYLTFFSYVADALGKKKPSINAPYFTGQLAWRLEKLLTSLTGKNPLITKETARTAYQKYYYSSEKISKALNFKFIPMQQCISDTCKLFLIDHNSH; encoded by the coding sequence ATGATACTTGTCACTGGCGGCACAGGTTTACTTGGCTCACATCTTTTATATGACTTGGTGAAAGATGGCACTAAAGTCGTTGCTCTGAAAAGAAGCAATAGTTATACCTCTCAGGTTGAAAAAACTTTTTCATATTATCATCAAAACCCCGAAAATATTTTAAAAAATATTGAATGGCGTGAAGGCGATATCACCGATATTTATTCACTGTACGAAGCTTTCGATAATATTGAAAAAGTTTATCATGCCGCAGCATGCCTTTCATTCGACCCTTCTGATAAAAAGCAAATGCAGAATGTTAATGAAAAGGGAACTGCAAATGTAGTGAATGCCTGTCTTGAAAAAAATATAAAAAAACTTTGTTATGTGAGTTCCATTGCTACATTAGGTCGTGTAGATAATGATGGAATAATTGACGAAGAAACACATTGGAAAAATTCCAACAATAATTCGAAATATTCTATCAGTAAATATAATGCGGAACGTGAAGTGTGGCGAGGAATAGCAGAAGGGTTACAGGCAGTGATTATAAATCCGGGAGTAATTATAGGCCCGGGAAACTGGGAAAAAGGAAGCTCACAGCTTATCGACAGGGTTTGGAGCGGACTGAAATTTTACACACCCGGAGTTAACGGATACGTTGATGTACGTGATGTTTCAAGAGCCATGATTGAATTAATGAATAGTGAAATTGTAAACGAACGTTTTATTATTTCTTCCGAAAACCTCGACTATCTTACTTTCTTCAGTTATGTTGCCGACGCATTGGGAAAGAAAAAACCAAGTATCAACGCTCCTTATTTTACAGGACAATTAGCATGGCGCTTAGAAAAACTTCTAACTTCGTTAACCGGCAAAAATCCTCTGATTACAAAAGAAACAGCAAGAACCGCTTACCAGAAATATTACTACTCAAGTGAAAAAATCAGTAAAGCTTTGAATTTTAAATTCATTCCAATGCAGCAATGCATAAGCGATACATGTAAGTTGTTTTTAATTGATCACAACTCGCATTGA
- the lnt gene encoding apolipoprotein N-acyltransferase, translating into MNLNFKKRHLYLLAFLSGLLLSAGWPVRGFPIFLFLAFVPLLIIEDYIYKNKSSFNRFSFFGYSFIAMLLWNALTTYWIYYSTAVGVILAVLLNALFMSFTLSLFHYTRTVLKHHSAFITFIIYWLAFEYLHLNWELSWSWLNLGNGFSNHPAWIQWYEYTGSLGGTFWVLITNIFVFRTLKLYFNKEKCLRYRLLHSAATADLIIVPIIISLFIYYYHEDKGKEINVISVQPNIDPYNEKFDELTSEQQISRIINLAAEETDDSTNLIVCPETAIPEGVWEDALGESRSIDSLKYFVAEYPQLNILVGLSSHKMFKPGETISATARHYGKTGWFDAYNSAMFIDSSNYFQIYHKSKLVPGVEKMPWSEHLKFLEKYALDLGGTFGSLGIQDERSVFFSNDDVIKAAPVICYESIYGEFVSEYVKNGANIICVITNDGWWRDTPGYKQHFDYASLRAIETRRSVVQSANTGISGFINQRGEVLQKTSWWTEDVIKQNLKLNDEITFYVKYGDYIGKTAYYLSVIILLYSILFSLMRRFRRKVTINN; encoded by the coding sequence ATGAATTTAAATTTTAAAAAACGACATCTTTACCTTCTTGCATTTTTAAGCGGGTTGTTACTTTCGGCAGGATGGCCTGTTCGCGGATTTCCCATATTCCTTTTTCTGGCATTTGTTCCCTTATTAATCATCGAGGATTATATATACAAAAATAAAAGCAGTTTTAATAGGTTCAGCTTTTTTGGTTATTCATTTATTGCGATGCTTTTATGGAATGCACTTACAACATATTGGATTTATTATTCAACAGCGGTAGGCGTAATATTAGCCGTTTTACTGAATGCACTTTTTATGTCGTTTACTTTATCGTTGTTTCATTATACGCGTACAGTTTTAAAGCATCATTCTGCATTTATCACTTTTATTATTTACTGGCTTGCTTTTGAATACCTGCATCTGAACTGGGAATTATCATGGTCGTGGCTTAACCTTGGAAATGGTTTTTCGAATCATCCTGCGTGGATCCAGTGGTATGAATATACAGGAAGTTTGGGTGGAACATTTTGGGTGTTAATTACAAATATTTTTGTATTCCGAACGCTGAAATTATATTTTAATAAAGAAAAATGTTTGCGTTATCGTTTGTTGCATTCCGCAGCCACAGCCGATTTGATAATAGTTCCAATTATAATTTCACTTTTTATTTATTATTATCATGAAGATAAAGGGAAAGAAATAAATGTTATTTCTGTGCAACCAAACATTGATCCGTACAATGAAAAGTTTGATGAACTAACATCAGAACAACAAATTTCACGAATCATAAATCTTGCAGCTGAAGAAACCGATGATAGTACAAATTTAATCGTATGCCCTGAAACTGCCATTCCAGAAGGTGTTTGGGAAGATGCACTTGGTGAATCAAGAAGCATTGACAGCCTGAAATATTTTGTTGCTGAATACCCGCAGTTGAATATTCTGGTTGGATTATCATCGCATAAAATGTTTAAACCCGGGGAAACTATTTCGGCAACTGCCCGTCATTATGGAAAAACGGGATGGTTTGATGCCTATAATTCAGCGATGTTCATAGACTCATCAAATTATTTTCAGATTTATCATAAATCGAAATTAGTTCCCGGTGTTGAAAAAATGCCATGGTCGGAGCATTTGAAATTTCTTGAAAAATATGCGCTCGATCTGGGCGGAACATTTGGTAGCCTTGGAATACAAGATGAACGGTCTGTGTTTTTCTCGAACGATGATGTTATTAAAGCAGCGCCGGTTATTTGTTATGAATCCATTTACGGTGAATTTGTTTCGGAGTATGTTAAGAATGGTGCAAATATAATTTGCGTTATAACTAACGATGGCTGGTGGCGTGATACCCCAGGTTACAAACAGCATTTTGATTATGCCAGCTTGCGTGCCATTGAGACAAGACGTAGTGTTGTGCAATCTGCAAATACAGGCATTTCGGGTTTTATCAATCAGCGTGGCGAAGTATTGCAAAAAACTTCGTGGTGGACTGAAGATGTGATAAAACAAAATTTGAAACTGAATGACGAAATTACTTTCTATGTGAAGTACGGCGATTATATTGGCAAAACAGCTTATTACCTGAGCGTAATTATTTTGCTGTATTCGATTTTGTTTTCTTTAATGAGAAGATTTAGAAGAAAAGTTACTATTAATAATTGA
- a CDS encoding ATP-binding cassette domain-containing protein: protein MITIENIVVSYTKGKNVIDLLNLHLPDNTINGIVGLNGAGKTTLLNSIYGLKNIDSGIIKNDDKKINKKDISFLETENYFYSYITGREYLSLFKNKLYDIDNWNKLFLLPLDIIIDSYSTGMKKKLALMGILKQDKPIMILDEPFNGLDIETCRIIRQILLKLKERNKTIIITSHIIETLTNLCDDIHYLENGKIKYSKSKSDFKEFEQEIFASIENKNEELINELIGNISKI from the coding sequence ATGATTACAATTGAAAATATAGTAGTATCATACACCAAAGGGAAAAATGTAATTGATTTATTAAACCTTCATCTCCCGGATAATACTATTAACGGGATTGTCGGCTTAAATGGCGCAGGGAAAACAACTTTATTAAATTCTATTTACGGATTAAAAAATATTGATTCGGGCATCATAAAAAACGATGATAAAAAAATTAATAAAAAAGATATATCATTCCTTGAAACTGAAAATTATTTTTATTCATACATTACAGGCAGGGAGTACCTTAGTTTGTTTAAGAATAAATTATATGATATTGACAATTGGAATAAATTATTTCTTTTACCGCTTGATATCATAATTGATAGCTATTCAACCGGAATGAAAAAGAAATTGGCTTTGATGGGAATATTAAAGCAAGACAAGCCCATCATGATTTTAGATGAACCCTTCAATGGGCTGGATATTGAAACATGCAGGATAATCCGCCAGATTTTATTGAAATTAAAAGAACGAAATAAAACGATTATAATCACATCACACATTATTGAAACACTAACCAATTTATGCGATGATATACATTACCTTGAAAACGGAAAAATTAAATATAGTAAAAGTAAAAGCGATTTTAAAGAATTTGAGCAAGAAATATTTGCCTCTATTGAAAATAAAAATGAAGAATTGATAAATGAGTTAATTGGAAATATTTCAAAAATATAA
- the tgt gene encoding tRNA guanosine(34) transglycosylase Tgt, translated as MSFQISHKDKDTKARAGVLQTDHGNIETPVFMPVGTAGTVKAVQQHDLRDDVKAQIILGNTYHLYLRPGLEIIEKAGGIQKFNAWNKPMLTDSGGYQVFSLADSRKITDDGVIFQSHIDGSKHKFTPENVMDIERTIGADIMMAFDECTPFPCEYKYAKKSMQITHHWLDRCITRFNDTKGKYGYKQKLFPIVQGSVYKDLRIQSAEYIASKNMKGNAIGGLSVGEPTEIMYEMTELVCGILPHDKPRYLMGVGTPANILESIALGIDMFDCVMPTRNARNGMLFTKNGIMNMRNEKWKDDLNPIDAEGASFVDTHYSRAYLRHLFVSKEILAAMIATLHNLAFYVWLTNEARKKIIEGNFLEWKNEMVMKVTTRL; from the coding sequence GTGAGTTTTCAAATATCGCATAAAGATAAAGACACAAAAGCAAGAGCAGGCGTACTTCAAACTGATCATGGCAATATAGAAACGCCTGTATTCATGCCTGTAGGAACAGCCGGCACTGTTAAAGCTGTTCAGCAACACGATTTGAGAGATGATGTTAAAGCTCAAATTATTTTAGGAAATACCTATCATTTATATCTCAGACCGGGTTTGGAAATAATTGAAAAAGCCGGAGGAATTCAGAAATTCAATGCATGGAATAAGCCTATGCTTACTGATAGCGGCGGTTACCAAGTATTTTCGCTTGCCGATTCAAGAAAAATCACTGATGATGGTGTAATTTTTCAATCACACATTGATGGCTCGAAACACAAATTTACTCCCGAAAATGTAATGGATATTGAACGCACTATTGGCGCCGATATTATGATGGCCTTTGATGAATGTACTCCTTTTCCTTGTGAATATAAGTATGCAAAGAAATCGATGCAAATCACGCATCATTGGCTCGACCGTTGTATAACACGGTTTAATGATACGAAAGGAAAATACGGATATAAACAAAAACTTTTTCCGATTGTCCAGGGAAGTGTTTACAAAGATTTACGAATTCAATCAGCAGAATATATTGCTTCAAAAAATATGAAAGGCAATGCTATTGGCGGTTTATCAGTTGGCGAACCTACCGAAATAATGTACGAAATGACTGAACTGGTTTGTGGTATTCTGCCACACGACAAGCCCAGATACCTTATGGGAGTAGGAACTCCGGCAAACATACTGGAAAGTATCGCATTGGGCATAGATATGTTCGATTGTGTAATGCCCACGCGCAACGCGCGAAACGGAATGCTGTTCACAAAAAATGGCATCATGAATATGCGTAACGAAAAATGGAAAGATGACCTCAACCCGATTGATGCAGAAGGCGCTTCGTTTGTTGACACGCATTACAGCCGCGCATACCTGCGACATTTGTTTGTTTCGAAAGAAATTCTTGCCGCTATGATTGCCACACTTCATAACCTTGCTTTTTATGTATGGTTAACAAATGAAGCAAGAAAGAAAATTATTGAAGGAAATTTTTTGGAATGGAAAAATGAAATGGTGATGAAGGTTACTACAAGGTTGTAA
- a CDS encoding NifU family protein: MTTTKKQDLIEKVEKVIDQIRPYLQADGGNIQFVRMTDDNVVYVELQGACKGCPMSMMTLKSGVEEAVKKAIPEIKSVEATNLG; encoded by the coding sequence ATGACGACTACAAAAAAACAAGACCTGATAGAAAAAGTTGAAAAAGTAATCGACCAGATACGTCCATACTTACAAGCCGATGGCGGCAATATTCAATTTGTAAGAATGACCGATGATAATGTTGTATATGTTGAATTGCAGGGCGCTTGCAAAGGCTGCCCAATGAGCATGATGACATTAAAATCAGGAGTTGAAGAAGCAGTAAAAAAAGCTATTCCTGAAATAAAATCAGTAGAAGCTACAAACTTAGGTTAA
- the tyrS gene encoding tyrosine--tRNA ligase has protein sequence MNFVDELRWRGMIHDVMPGTEEQLNKEMTSGYIGFDPTSDSLGVGNLVQIMTLLHFQKSGHKPFALVGGATGMVGDPSGKSQERNLLSEDILYHNLQCQRKQLEKFLDFNCGANSAEIVNNYDWFKDFSFLDFIRDVGKHITINYMMTKDSVKNRMESGMSFTEFSYQLVQGYDFYFLYSNKNCKLQMGGSDQWGNIVTGTELIRRKAGGEAYALTTPLIKKADGTKFGKTEGGNVWLDAKKTSPYKFYQFWLNASDEDVSKYIRIFTLFNKEEIEAMEEEHKKAPHLRTLQKVLAKDITIRVHSLDDYNSAVEASEILFGKSTTETLRKIDEDTLLSVFEGVPMSDINKSEISSGIPVIDFLSEKTNVTASKSEARRMLKEGSISINKAKVEENYSVSENDLLNQKYILVQKGKKNYYLIKAI, from the coding sequence ATGAATTTTGTTGATGAGCTAAGATGGCGTGGCATGATACACGATGTAATGCCCGGTACTGAAGAACAACTGAATAAAGAAATGACCAGCGGTTACATTGGTTTTGATCCAACTTCCGATTCGCTAGGTGTTGGTAACCTTGTGCAGATTATGACACTGTTGCATTTTCAGAAATCAGGTCATAAACCGTTTGCATTGGTAGGTGGAGCAACAGGCATGGTTGGCGACCCTTCCGGAAAATCGCAGGAAAGAAATTTGTTATCGGAAGATATTTTATATCATAACCTTCAATGTCAGAGAAAACAACTGGAAAAATTTCTTGATTTCAATTGTGGTGCTAATTCTGCCGAAATAGTTAATAATTATGACTGGTTTAAAGATTTTAGCTTTCTTGATTTTATTCGTGATGTGGGAAAGCACATTACCATTAATTATATGATGACTAAGGATTCGGTGAAAAACCGCATGGAAAGCGGGATGTCGTTTACTGAATTCAGTTACCAGTTAGTACAAGGTTATGATTTTTATTTCCTTTACAGTAATAAAAATTGCAAACTACAGATGGGTGGCTCCGACCAGTGGGGCAACATTGTTACCGGCACGGAGTTGATCAGAAGAAAAGCAGGAGGTGAAGCTTATGCATTAACAACCCCTCTTATTAAAAAAGCAGATGGAACTAAGTTTGGGAAAACTGAAGGCGGAAATGTGTGGCTTGATGCAAAAAAAACATCGCCATATAAGTTCTACCAGTTCTGGCTGAATGCAAGCGATGAAGATGTTTCTAAGTATATAAGAATTTTTACACTTTTTAATAAAGAAGAAATTGAAGCAATGGAGGAAGAACACAAAAAAGCTCCTCATTTGCGTACGTTGCAAAAAGTCTTGGCGAAAGATATTACGATTCGTGTTCATTCACTTGATGATTATAATTCGGCAGTTGAAGCATCGGAAATACTTTTTGGTAAAAGCACAACAGAAACTTTGAGGAAAATAGATGAAGATACTTTGCTTTCGGTTTTTGAAGGCGTTCCCATGTCGGATATAAATAAAAGTGAAATCAGTTCAGGAATCCCGGTCATTGATTTTCTTTCTGAAAAAACAAATGTTACAGCATCCAAAAGTGAAGCACGCCGCATGTTGAAAGAAGGAAGCATTAGTATTAACAAAGCAAAAGTTGAAGAGAATTATTCCGTTTCCGAAAATGATTTACTAAACCAAAAATATATTTTAGTCCAAAAAGGGAAAAAGAATTATTACCTGATTAAAGCTATTTAA
- a CDS encoding MGMT family protein, giving the protein MKKNPTKNNDSFFQNVYEVARLIPYGRVTSYGAIAEYLGSKGSARMVGWAMNASHIHEVPAHRVVNRNGMLTGKHHFGGQNIMQQLLESEGIKVKDDKVVDFKKSFWDPSKELL; this is encoded by the coding sequence ATGAAAAAGAACCCTACAAAAAATAACGATTCCTTTTTTCAAAATGTTTATGAAGTTGCACGATTAATTCCTTACGGTCGTGTTACAAGTTATGGCGCTATTGCTGAATACCTTGGCAGCAAAGGCTCAGCGCGAATGGTTGGCTGGGCAATGAATGCTTCGCATATTCATGAAGTACCTGCACACAGAGTGGTGAACCGTAACGGAATGCTTACCGGCAAGCATCATTTCGGCGGACAAAATATTATGCAGCAATTACTCGAAAGTGAAGGAATAAAAGTTAAAGATGATAAAGTTGTTGATTTCAAAAAATCATTTTGGGACCCATCGAAAGAATTATTGTAA
- a CDS encoding Mrp/NBP35 family ATP-binding protein: MSITKEKILEALKHVMDPDLKKDLVTLNMIDDIQIENNKISFTLVLTTPACPLKESLKKACIAAIHEYVDKNTDVDVKLSSKVTSKRQNDKEDSLKGVKNIIAVASGKGGVGKSTIAANLAVALARLGSKVGLIDADIYGPSIPVMFGLEYTQPHVKEIDGQMKMIPIEKNGIKILSIGFFVDPDQALIWRGPMASSALTQLFRDGDWGELDYLVLDMPPGTGDIHLTLVQTVPVTGVAIVSTPQKVALADARKGVSMFQQESINVPVLGLIENMSYFTPEELPDKKYYIFGKDGCKNLAEELKVPLLGQIPIVQNIRESGDSGTPIAAEDHPLITQAFLDLAQAVAQQVAIRNAKIAPTKVLDVTQKN; encoded by the coding sequence ATGTCAATTACTAAAGAAAAAATTCTGGAAGCATTGAAACATGTTATGGATCCTGACTTAAAAAAGGACTTGGTTACATTAAACATGATTGATGATATTCAAATTGAGAACAATAAAATATCTTTCACATTAGTACTTACCACTCCTGCATGTCCGCTTAAAGAAAGCCTGAAAAAAGCCTGTATTGCTGCAATTCACGAATATGTAGATAAAAATACAGATGTTGATGTAAAGCTTTCTTCAAAAGTTACTTCAAAAAGACAAAACGATAAAGAAGATTCTTTGAAAGGAGTTAAAAATATTATTGCAGTTGCTTCGGGTAAAGGTGGTGTTGGAAAATCGACCATTGCTGCAAACCTTGCTGTTGCGCTTGCACGGCTCGGTTCAAAAGTAGGTTTGATTGATGCCGACATTTACGGTCCGTCAATTCCGGTAATGTTTGGATTGGAATACACGCAGCCTCATGTAAAAGAAATTGATGGTCAAATGAAAATGATTCCTATTGAAAAAAACGGAATTAAAATTTTGTCTATCGGTTTTTTTGTTGATCCTGACCAGGCGCTGATTTGGCGCGGACCAATGGCATCAAGCGCGCTGACACAACTATTCCGCGATGGTGATTGGGGCGAATTGGATTATCTTGTTTTGGATATGCCTCCGGGAACCGGCGACATTCATTTAACATTAGTGCAAACCGTTCCTGTTACAGGTGTTGCCATTGTAAGCACTCCGCAAAAAGTTGCATTGGCCGATGCCCGCAAAGGTGTAAGCATGTTTCAGCAGGAATCTATCAATGTGCCTGTTCTCGGGTTAATCGAGAACATGTCATATTTCACTCCCGAAGAGTTACCCGATAAAAAATATTACATTTTTGGAAAAGATGGATGTAAAAATCTTGCCGAAGAATTGAAAGTTCCTTTGCTCGGACAAATTCCTATCGTACAAAACATACGTGAATCGGGCGATTCAGGAACTCCGATTGCAGCCGAAGATCATCCTTTAATCACACAGGCATTCCTTGATTTAGCTCAGGCTGTGGCACAACAGGTTGCTATACGTAACGCTAAAATTGCACCAACAAAAGTTCTTGATGTTACTCAGAAAAATTAA